The sequence below is a genomic window from Persephonella sp..
AAAATGGAAAAAAGCAATAGTCAAAATAGAATCAGAAAAACCAATAAATATAGCAGAACTAATATAGAGGTGAAATAAAATGGGTGTTAGAAAGCTAAAACCTGTTACAAACGGAACAAGACACGCGATACTTTATGATTTTTCTGAAATAACAAAAAAAGAGCCTGAGAAATCTCTTGTTGAGCCTCTTGTAAAAAAAGCAGGAAGAAACAATCAGGGAAGAATAACAGTAAGACATAAAGGTGGAGGACACAAGAGAAAATACAGAATAATTGATTTTAAAAGGGATAAATGGGGGGTGCCTGCAAAAGTTGCTGCAATAGAGTACGATCCTAATAGATCAGCAAGAATAGCACTTCTCCACTATGCAGACGGTGAGAAAAGATACATAATATGGCCTGAAGGGCTAAAGGTTGGCGACACAGTCGTTGCAGGTCCAGATGCAGAGATAAAAGTAGGGAACGCCCTTCCCCTTGAAAACATACCTGTTGGAACATTCGTCCACAACATAGAGCTCACCCCTGGAAAAGGTGGACAGCTTGCAAGAGCTGCAGGAATGTCTGCACAGATACTTGGAAGACAGGGGGATTACATTCAGATAAGACTTCCTTCAGGGGAGATAAGACTTGTCCATAAAAAATGTATGGCTACAGTTGGGGTTGTTGGTCTTGCTGAACATGAACTTGTAAAACTTGGTAAAGCTGGTAGAGCAAGATGGCTTGGGATCAGACCAACGGTAAGGGGAACCGCGATGAACCCTGTAGATCACCCACACGGTGGTGGTGAAGGAAAAACTTTTGGAAAACATCCTGTATCTCCATGGGGTCAGCCTACAAAAGGCTATAAAACAAGACGCGGTGCAAAATACTCTGACAAATTCATCATAAAACGTAGAGGTAAATAACAATGGGATACAAAGGAAAGTGGAACGAAAGAAATAAAAACCCTTATGTAAATGAAAAATTACTCAAAAAAATAAGAAAAATGAATGAAACCGGAGAAAGAAAGATCATAAAAGTATGGGATAGGGCATGCACAATAACAGAAGAGATGGTAGGACACACAATAGCTGTATATAACGGGATGAAATTTATACCGGTTTATATCCAGCCTGAGATGGTTGGACATAAACTTGGCGAGTTCTCCCTGACAAGAACATTCAGGGGACATCCAGACAAATCAGCTAAAGCGGTTAAGAAAAAATAAGAGGTGAAAGAAAATGGCTGAAGCAACAAAAAATTTAGAAGCGAGAGCTATTTTAAGATATGCAAGGACTTCTCCTACAAAAGCAAGACAGGTGATCAACCAAATAAGAGGTAAAGATGTTGGTGTAGCCCTTGCCCTTCTACACGGGATGAACAAAAGGGCAGCGAGGATAGTTGAAAAACTCCTGAAAAGTGCTATAGCAAATGCAGAGATGAAGGATATGGATATTGACAACCTTTATATCAAGGAAATAAGAGCTGAGGACGGTCCTATACTCAAAAGGTATATGCCAAGAGCTTACGGCAGGGCAACACCTAAAAAGAGAAGATTTTCTCACATTTTTATAACATTAGCTGAAAGGCAGTAAGGAGGAAAAAAAGTGGGTCAAAAAGTACATCCAACAGGATTTAGGTTAGGATTAACAACAGATTGGAAATCAAAATGGTTTGCAGATAAAAAAAGATACGGACAGGTTCTGCATGAAGACCTGAAAATAAGAAGATTTATTGAGGAAAAATACAAACAGGCTGGCATAGCAGATGTTCTAATTGAAAGACTTGGAGAAAAAATAAGGGTAAAAATCCTTGCCTCAAAACCTGGAATAGTCATTGGTAGAAAAGGATCAGAAGTAGAAGAGCTTAACAAGATACTTCTTGCGTTAACAGATGCGAAAGAAGTTCTTGTTAATGTTGATGAGGTAAAAAAACCTGAGCTTAATGCAAAGCTTGTAGCAGAAGATATAGCCCTCCAGCTTGAAAGAAGGGTTTCCCATAGGAGAGCGATGAAAAGAGCAATAGATAATGCCATGAAAGCAGGAGCAAAAGGAATAAAAGTTCAGGTAGGTGGAAGGATCGGTGGTGTTGATCTTGCGAGAAAAGAATGGTTTATGGCAGGAAGGATGCCCCTTCAGACACTTAGATCAGAAATAGATTACGGAACAGCAAGGGCTTCAACAAAATACGGGATTTTAGGAATAAAGGTATGGATTTACAAAGGGGATAAACTTGCAGAGCAAAAAGAAGAGGTTCTGAAAAAAATAGAGGAAGAACTCCATACAGTTTAATAAAAAAAGGAGGAAATTAGATGTCGCTTTTACAACCTAAAAAGATAAAATGGAGAAGACAGCATAGAGGAAGAATGAAAGGGAAGGCAAACAGAAGAAATTTTGTTGCCTTTGGTGAATACGGTCTTCAGGCACTTGAACCTTGCTGGATGACCTCAAGACAGATAGAGTCAGCTCGTATCGCTATAGTCAGGGAAGCTAAAAAAGGGGCAAAGGTATGGATAAGGGTTTTTCCCCATAAACCTGTGACAAGGAAGCCTGCAGAAACAAGAATGGGAAAAGGTAAAGGGGATCTTGACCATTTTGTTGCCGTTGTTAAACCGGGACATATACTTTTTGAGCTGGCAGGTGTTCCGGAAGAGGTTGCAGCAGAAGCATTTAGAAAAGCCGGACATAAACTTCCAATAAAAACAAGACTTGTAAAGGCGAGGTCGTAAAATGAAGGCAGAAGAACTTAGAAAACTTACAGATGATGAACTTAAAGAGAAAGTTGTTGAACTTAAGAAAAAACTTATGAATCTCAGATTTCAAAACGCTGTTGGCGGTCTTGAAAAGCCGTCAGAAATAAGACAGACAAAAAGGGACATAGCAAGGATCCTAACGATCCTGAGAGAAAGAGAGCTTCAAGCACAAAGTGGAGGTAAATAATGGCAGTCAAATCAGGAAGAAAGGAGTTCATCGGAAAGGTTGTATCAGATAAAATGGATAAAACTGTTGTTGTTGCAGTTGAAAGACAACTTCCACACCCACTTTACGGAAAAAGGATTAAAAAAACATCAAAATTTTATGCCCATGATCCTGAAAATAAGTGCAAAGCTGGTGATATTGTCAGAATAAGAGAATCAAGACCTTTATCAAAGCTAAAAAGATGGGTCGTTGTTGAGATACTCTCACACCAGTCTTGATTTTGCCATCTATAAATATTAAAATATTAATTTGTCTTTCCGCCTGAAAAGGCGGAAGCAACCCTATTTTATTGTGAGGAGTAGGAAATGATTAGAAGAGGGACATATCTAAATACAGCTGATAATTCAGGAGCAAAAAAAGTTCAGTGTATAGGTATACCTAAGAAAGTAAACTTCGGAAAACAGACAGATTTTGCAACACTTGGTGATGTTATAACCGTAACTGTTAAAGATGCCATACCTAACGGAACAGCAAAAAAAGGAAAGGTTTATAAAGCTGTGGTTGTTAGAACAGCAAAAGAGGTTGGAAGACCTGACGGAAGCTACATAAAATTTGATGATAATGCAGTAGTTCTTCTTAACAATAACCTTGAACCTATAGGAACCCGTATACTGGGTCCTGTTGCAAGGGAAATAAGGGCAAAAGGGTTTTACAGAATAGTTTCACTGGCACCGGAGGTAATATAAAAAATGGTTAAAACAAAACTGAAAAAAGGTGATACTGTCATAGTAATAGCAGGAAAAGAAAAGGGAAAAACCGGAAAAATAAAACAGATAATAAGAAACAGTGACCCAAACAAAATAAGGGTTGTGATAGAAGGGGTAAATATTGGAAAGAAACATCTGAAACATATTGAGGGTGTTCAGGAAGGTGGAATAATTGAGATTGAAAGACCAATTCATATATCAAATGTTATGTATTACGATGAAAAATCAGGTCAGAGGGTAAAAATAGGAATCAGAATAAAAGAAGAAGGAAACAAAATCATAAAAGAGAGATTTAACAAAAAAACAGGCGAAACGATTGACATAATCTGGGAAAAAGAAAAAAAGTAAGAGGTAAAAAATAATGGCAGTTGCAGAGAGGTATATTCCAAGGCTTAGAAAAAAGTATGAAGAGGAAGTAGCTCCAAAACTTATGGAAAGGTTTGGGTACAGGTCTCCTATGGAGATACCAAGGATAAAAAAGATCGTTGTAAACATGGGAGTAGGTGAGGCTGTTCAGGACATAAAACAGCTTGACAGAGCTGTTGAAGATCTTATGGCAATCACAGGACAAAGACCAGAGATCAGAAGAGCAAAAAAGTCTGAAGCAGGATTTAAGCTGAGAAAAGGCCTTCCAGTAGGAGCAAGGGTAACCCTTAGAAAAGAAAGAATGTGGGACTTTTTGGATAAGCTTATATCTGTGGCTCTACCAAGGGTTAGGGATTTTAGAGGGCTTAACCCGAACTCATTTGATGGTAGAGGCAATTACGCATTTGGAATATCTGAGCAGATAATCTTCCCTGAAATAGATTATGACAAAGTGGACAGAATCAGGGGAATGGATGTGATAATAGAAACTTCAGCAGAAACAGACGAAGAGGCAAGGTATCTTCTTGCACTTCTTGGACTGCCAATAAGAGGATAACAGGAGGAAAAAATGGCACGTAAATGTTTAATGGCAAAATCTTTTTTAAAAGAGCCAAAGTATAAAACAAGAAAACACTCAAGATGTCCCATATGTGGAAGACCTAGAGGATTTTTAAGACAGTTTAATATGTGCAGAATATGTTTCAGGGAGAGAGCCCTGAGAGGTGAAATCCCGGGCGTAAAAAAAGCGAGCTGGTAAGGAGGCAAATAAAAATGATAGTTGACCCAATTGCAGATATGCTTGCAAGGATTAACAACGGAATAAAAGCAAGGAAAAGCGAGGTTTATGTTCCCCACTCAAAAATAAAAGAAAAAATAGCTGAGATATTAAAAAGAGAAGGATACATAGAAGATTACACAATCTCTGAAGAAAATAAAAAAGGTAATCAGGGAACACTTATAATCAAATTAAAATATCTCGGTCCAAGAAATACAAAACCTGTTATTCAAGGTCTTAGAAGGGTTTCAAAACCGGGTTTAAGAAAATATGTTGATGTTAAAAACATACCTTACGTTAGGAAAGGTCTTGGAATAGCAATACTCTCAACAAATAAAGGTATTATTACAGATGCTGAAGCAAGAAAAGAAAAGGTTGGCGGAGAAGTTCTCTGCTACATCTGGTAATAAAAAAGGAGGCATTGTAAATGTCAAGAATCGGTAAAAAGCCTATAGATATACCAAACGGTGTGGAGATTAAGATAGAGAACAACAATCATGTGGTTGTAAAAGGACCTAAAGGACAGCTTGAAAACGATTTTAACCCTGATCTTTCAATAAAAATTGAGGACAATCAGGTAAAGATAGAAAGACCTAACGATTCAGCATTTATGAGGGCTATACATGGAACAACAAGGGCTCTCCTTGCGAATATGGTAAAAGGTGTAACAGAAGGATTTACAGTAGAGCTTGAGATAGTTGGTATAGGGTACAGGGCTGCGATGAAAGGAAAATCTCTGGAACTGCAGCTTGGATACTCACACCCTATAGTTTACGAGCCTCCTGAGGGTATTCAGATCTCTGTTGAAGGAAACATAATAAAGGTTTCAGGTATAGATAAACAGAAAGTTGGACAGGTTGCAGCAGAGATAAGAGACTTTAGAAAACCAGATCCATACAAAGGAAAAGGAATTAGATACAAAGGAGAGGTTCTCAAACTAAAAGCAGGAAAATCTGTAGGTAAAAAATAAATCTGTTTGAGAGGAGAAGTTAGATGGCGGTAAAAACAAGAAGGGAAAAAAGGTTAATAAGACATAAAAGAATAAGAAAAAAGGTTTTTGGAACCCAAGAAAGACCAAGAATGGCATTTTTTAAAAGCCTGAACAACCTTTATGTCCAGATTATTGATGATGAGGCTGGAAAAACCCTTGTAAGTGCTTCTACTATTGATAAAGACTTTGTTGAAAGATACGGAGTTAGAGGCGGAAAAAATATAGAAATGGCAAAAAAACTTGGTGAGTTTATAGCTGAAAAAGCTCTTGCAAAAGGTATACAAAATGTCGTTTTTGACAGAGGCGGTTTTATCTATCACGGAAAGGTAAAAGCCTTTGCAGAGGCTGCAAGAGAAAAAGGATTAAAATTTTAATCAGGAGAGAAAGTATGGGAGTAAAGAGTATAGAAAAAATAATTGAAGAAAGGCAAAAAACAC
It includes:
- the rplV gene encoding 50S ribosomal protein L22, with protein sequence MAEATKNLEARAILRYARTSPTKARQVINQIRGKDVGVALALLHGMNKRAARIVEKLLKSAIANAEMKDMDIDNLYIKEIRAEDGPILKRYMPRAYGRATPKKRRFSHIFITLAERQ
- the rplX gene encoding 50S ribosomal protein L24; its protein translation is MVKTKLKKGDTVIVIAGKEKGKTGKIKQIIRNSDPNKIRVVIEGVNIGKKHLKHIEGVQEGGIIEIERPIHISNVMYYDEKSGQRVKIGIRIKEEGNKIIKERFNKKTGETIDIIWEKEKK
- the rpsS gene encoding 30S ribosomal protein S19 translates to MGYKGKWNERNKNPYVNEKLLKKIRKMNETGERKIIKVWDRACTITEEMVGHTIAVYNGMKFIPVYIQPEMVGHKLGEFSLTRTFRGHPDKSAKAVKKK
- the rplE gene encoding 50S ribosomal protein L5: MAVAERYIPRLRKKYEEEVAPKLMERFGYRSPMEIPRIKKIVVNMGVGEAVQDIKQLDRAVEDLMAITGQRPEIRRAKKSEAGFKLRKGLPVGARVTLRKERMWDFLDKLISVALPRVRDFRGLNPNSFDGRGNYAFGISEQIIFPEIDYDKVDRIRGMDVIIETSAETDEEARYLLALLGLPIRG
- the rplF gene encoding 50S ribosomal protein L6 gives rise to the protein MSRIGKKPIDIPNGVEIKIENNNHVVVKGPKGQLENDFNPDLSIKIEDNQVKIERPNDSAFMRAIHGTTRALLANMVKGVTEGFTVELEIVGIGYRAAMKGKSLELQLGYSHPIVYEPPEGIQISVEGNIIKVSGIDKQKVGQVAAEIRDFRKPDPYKGKGIRYKGEVLKLKAGKSVGKK
- the rpsQ gene encoding 30S ribosomal protein S17; the protein is MAVKSGRKEFIGKVVSDKMDKTVVVAVERQLPHPLYGKRIKKTSKFYAHDPENKCKAGDIVRIRESRPLSKLKRWVVVEILSHQS
- the rpmC gene encoding 50S ribosomal protein L29: MKAEELRKLTDDELKEKVVELKKKLMNLRFQNAVGGLEKPSEIRQTKRDIARILTILRERELQAQSGGK
- the rplP gene encoding 50S ribosomal protein L16, with protein sequence MSLLQPKKIKWRRQHRGRMKGKANRRNFVAFGEYGLQALEPCWMTSRQIESARIAIVREAKKGAKVWIRVFPHKPVTRKPAETRMGKGKGDLDHFVAVVKPGHILFELAGVPEEVAAEAFRKAGHKLPIKTRLVKARS
- the rplB gene encoding 50S ribosomal protein L2 encodes the protein MGVRKLKPVTNGTRHAILYDFSEITKKEPEKSLVEPLVKKAGRNNQGRITVRHKGGGHKRKYRIIDFKRDKWGVPAKVAAIEYDPNRSARIALLHYADGEKRYIIWPEGLKVGDTVVAGPDAEIKVGNALPLENIPVGTFVHNIELTPGKGGQLARAAGMSAQILGRQGDYIQIRLPSGEIRLVHKKCMATVGVVGLAEHELVKLGKAGRARWLGIRPTVRGTAMNPVDHPHGGGEGKTFGKHPVSPWGQPTKGYKTRRGAKYSDKFIIKRRGK
- a CDS encoding type Z 30S ribosomal protein S14, whose protein sequence is MARKCLMAKSFLKEPKYKTRKHSRCPICGRPRGFLRQFNMCRICFRERALRGEIPGVKKASW
- the rpsC gene encoding 30S ribosomal protein S3, whose amino-acid sequence is MGQKVHPTGFRLGLTTDWKSKWFADKKRYGQVLHEDLKIRRFIEEKYKQAGIADVLIERLGEKIRVKILASKPGIVIGRKGSEVEELNKILLALTDAKEVLVNVDEVKKPELNAKLVAEDIALQLERRVSHRRAMKRAIDNAMKAGAKGIKVQVGGRIGGVDLARKEWFMAGRMPLQTLRSEIDYGTARASTKYGILGIKVWIYKGDKLAEQKEEVLKKIEEELHTV
- the rplN gene encoding 50S ribosomal protein L14 translates to MIRRGTYLNTADNSGAKKVQCIGIPKKVNFGKQTDFATLGDVITVTVKDAIPNGTAKKGKVYKAVVVRTAKEVGRPDGSYIKFDDNAVVLLNNNLEPIGTRILGPVAREIRAKGFYRIVSLAPEVI
- the rpsH gene encoding 30S ribosomal protein S8, which gives rise to MIVDPIADMLARINNGIKARKSEVYVPHSKIKEKIAEILKREGYIEDYTISEENKKGNQGTLIIKLKYLGPRNTKPVIQGLRRVSKPGLRKYVDVKNIPYVRKGLGIAILSTNKGIITDAEARKEKVGGEVLCYIW
- the rplR gene encoding 50S ribosomal protein L18; amino-acid sequence: MAVKTRREKRLIRHKRIRKKVFGTQERPRMAFFKSLNNLYVQIIDDEAGKTLVSASTIDKDFVERYGVRGGKNIEMAKKLGEFIAEKALAKGIQNVVFDRGGFIYHGKVKAFAEAAREKGLKF